A window of Gemmatimonadaceae bacterium contains these coding sequences:
- the frr gene encoding ribosome recycling factor yields the protein MSTIQDLQKECRAAMDKAMDGTKKEFSSVRSGKASPNMLDTVRVEMYGSLLMMNQVATVSSPEPRLLIVTPFDKSQAKVIEKAIRDSGMGLEPSNQGAIIRVPLPQMNEERRRELVKIVHKFAEDGRIAVRHARSHAREGFKKLSGVSEDEVKHAEKDVQKLHDDYIHHIDELIKAKEAEIMEV from the coding sequence ATGAGCACCATCCAGGACCTCCAGAAGGAATGCCGCGCCGCGATGGACAAGGCGATGGACGGCACGAAGAAGGAATTCTCCAGCGTCCGCTCGGGCAAGGCGTCGCCGAACATGCTCGACACGGTGCGCGTGGAGATGTATGGGTCGCTGCTGATGATGAACCAGGTGGCCACGGTGTCGTCGCCCGAACCGCGGCTGCTCATCGTGACGCCGTTCGACAAGAGCCAGGCCAAGGTGATCGAGAAGGCGATCCGCGATTCGGGCATGGGGCTCGAGCCGTCGAACCAGGGCGCCATCATCCGCGTGCCGCTGCCCCAGATGAACGAGGAGCGCCGGCGTGAGCTGGTGAAGATCGTGCACAAGTTCGCCGAGGACGGCCGCATCGCCGTGCGCCACGCCCGCAGTCACGCCCGGGAGGGGTTCAAGAAGCTGTCGGGTGTGTCGGAGGACGAGGTGAAGCACGCCGAGAAGGATGTCCAGAAGCTTCATGACGACTACATCCACCACATTGACGAGCTGATCAAGGCGAAGGAAGCCGAGATCATGGAAGTCTGA
- the pyrH gene encoding UMP kinase has product MAELRYPRVLIKLSGEALAGKAGFGFDFETIDRLADEVVAVIGLGTTVGMVIGGGNFVRGTILSKMGMDRVTADYMGMLGTVINALAVQDVLERKGMATRVMTAIRMEELAEPYIRRRALRHFEKGRSVIFAAGTGNPYFSTDTAAVLRAIQIKADVIIKATNVDGVYSADPKTDPHATLYEEISYRDVMIEELKVMDQTAVTLCKENRLPLIVLNIHRPGAIARAVRGEREGTLVQ; this is encoded by the coding sequence ATGGCCGAACTCCGCTATCCGCGCGTCCTGATCAAGCTCTCGGGCGAGGCCCTTGCCGGAAAGGCGGGGTTCGGCTTTGACTTCGAGACCATCGACCGGCTGGCCGATGAGGTGGTCGCGGTCATCGGGCTCGGGACGACGGTCGGCATGGTGATCGGCGGCGGGAACTTCGTGCGCGGCACCATCCTCTCCAAGATGGGAATGGACCGCGTCACGGCCGACTACATGGGGATGTTGGGCACCGTGATCAACGCCCTCGCCGTGCAGGACGTGCTCGAGCGCAAGGGCATGGCCACCCGGGTCATGACCGCCATCCGGATGGAGGAGCTCGCGGAGCCGTACATCCGGCGGCGCGCCCTGCGCCACTTCGAGAAGGGGCGCAGCGTGATCTTTGCCGCGGGCACCGGGAATCCCTATTTTTCCACCGATACGGCTGCCGTCCTCCGCGCCATCCAGATCAAGGCCGACGTGATCATCAAGGCGACGAACGTGGACGGCGTGTATTCGGCCGATCCCAAGACCGATCCCCACGCCACGCTGTATGAGGAGATCAGCTACCGGGACGTGATGATCGAGGAGCTGAAGGTGATGGACCAGACGGCGGTCACGCTCTGCAAGGAGAATCGGCTGCCGCTCATCGTTCTCAACATTCATCGACCTGGCGCGATCGCGCGTGCCGTGCGCGGGGAGCGCGAGGGGACACTCGTTCAATGA
- the tsf gene encoding translation elongation factor Ts yields MATITAKDVQELRQRTGAGMMDCKKALEETSGDINLAVENLRKRGVAKAEKRSGRTTSEGIIGHYLHHNGKLATLVELNCETDFVARTDDFKDLARSLAEHIAAAAPLAVDKDGIPPETIASERRIAEEQTRASGKPEAMIQKIVDGKIEAFYKDATLLAQPWVREPKKTIGDLVKEVSAKTGENIQVRRFVRFQLGEV; encoded by the coding sequence ATGGCAACGATCACCGCAAAAGACGTCCAGGAACTGCGCCAGCGCACCGGCGCGGGGATGATGGACTGCAAGAAGGCCCTGGAAGAGACGTCGGGGGACATCAACCTGGCGGTCGAGAACCTCCGCAAACGTGGCGTCGCCAAGGCCGAGAAACGCTCCGGCCGCACGACCAGCGAAGGGATCATCGGCCACTACCTTCACCACAACGGCAAGCTGGCCACGCTCGTCGAGCTGAACTGCGAGACGGACTTCGTGGCGCGCACCGACGACTTCAAGGACCTCGCCCGCTCGCTCGCCGAGCACATCGCCGCGGCCGCTCCGCTGGCCGTGGACAAGGACGGCATCCCGCCCGAGACGATCGCGTCGGAGCGCCGCATCGCCGAAGAACAGACGCGTGCGTCGGGCAAGCCCGAGGCCATGATCCAGAAGATCGTCGACGGCAAGATCGAAGCGTTCTACAAGGACGCGACGCTGCTCGCTCAGCCCTGGGTGCGCGAGCCGAAGAAGACGATCGGCGACCTCGTCAAGGAAGTTTCCGCGAAGACGGGCGAGAACATCCAGGTCCGCCGCTTCGTGCGCTTCCAACTCGGCGAGGTCTGA
- the rpsB gene encoding 30S ribosomal protein S2: MPDTQLTLEQLLAAGVHFGHQTRRWNPKMRRFIFAERNGIHIIDLQKTMRQLELAQKLTREVVLRGENVLFVCTKPQLAGLVKEAAERCGAMFITERWLGGLLTNFQTVKKQLRRMKELEDGSESGGEFENYTKKEQLMMARERDKLTKYLGGIRTMTRLPGLLFVIDSKKERIAVSEANKLKLPIIAVVDTNADPDLITVPIAGNDDAIRSVELIANAIAATIGEARREAPTRDEAQEGESYTYSSDRGAEPAEGEAERKRRRRPRRRRAKPEAIAARLKTTGEGGDAEPAAESDDSTAASE; encoded by the coding sequence ATGCCCGATACGCAGCTCACACTCGAGCAGTTGCTCGCCGCCGGTGTCCACTTCGGACACCAGACCCGCCGTTGGAATCCCAAGATGCGCCGGTTCATCTTTGCCGAGCGCAACGGGATCCACATCATCGATCTTCAAAAGACGATGCGGCAACTCGAACTGGCGCAGAAGCTCACGCGCGAGGTCGTGCTCCGCGGGGAGAACGTCCTGTTCGTGTGCACCAAGCCGCAACTCGCCGGCCTCGTCAAGGAAGCCGCCGAACGCTGTGGCGCCATGTTCATCACCGAGCGATGGCTGGGCGGCCTGCTCACCAACTTCCAGACCGTCAAGAAGCAGCTTCGCCGCATGAAGGAACTGGAAGACGGCTCGGAGTCGGGCGGGGAGTTCGAGAACTACACCAAGAAAGAGCAGCTCATGATGGCGCGTGAGCGCGACAAGCTCACCAAGTACCTGGGTGGCATCCGCACGATGACCCGGCTGCCGGGCCTGCTGTTCGTGATCGACTCCAAGAAGGAGCGGATCGCGGTGAGCGAGGCCAACAAGCTCAAGCTGCCGATCATCGCCGTGGTCGACACCAACGCCGATCCGGATCTCATCACGGTCCCGATCGCCGGCAACGACGACGCGATCCGCTCGGTGGAACTGATCGCGAACGCCATCGCCGCCACGATCGGCGAGGCGCGCCGCGAGGCGCCGACGCGCGACGAGGCCCAGGAGGGCGAGAGCTACACGTACAGTTCCGACCGCGGGGCCGAGCCCGCCGAGGGCGAGGCCGAACGCAAGCGCCGCCGCCGTCCGCGGCGTCGCCGTGCCAAGCCCGAAGCCATCGCCGCCCGGCTCAAGACCACCGGCGAGGGCGGCGACGCCGAACCGGCCGCGGAGAGCGACGACTCGACGGCGGCGTCGGAATAG